The Pseudolabrys sp. FHR47 genome contains a region encoding:
- a CDS encoding cupin domain-containing protein: MTIKLRRVVTGHDEQGRAKVLIDEQVKNTFSHRAGAEFSVIWSTEGFPVNNDGNEDPAGKKIGTAIENGSVFRIVSFAPGVAPRNHRTSSIDYGVVMQGEIDMILDDGVTVTLRAGDLLVQRGTIHDWVNKGTETCVIAFSLIAAKPVTANGKPLLPQG, encoded by the coding sequence ATGACCATCAAGCTTCGCCGCGTCGTGACCGGACATGACGAACAAGGCCGCGCCAAAGTCCTGATCGACGAGCAGGTCAAGAACACGTTCTCCCATCGCGCCGGCGCGGAATTCAGCGTCATCTGGTCCACCGAAGGTTTCCCGGTGAACAATGACGGCAACGAAGATCCGGCGGGCAAGAAGATCGGCACCGCGATCGAGAATGGCAGCGTGTTCCGCATCGTCAGTTTCGCGCCCGGCGTCGCGCCGCGCAATCACCGCACTTCGTCGATCGATTACGGCGTCGTCATGCAGGGCGAGATCGACATGATCCTGGACGATGGCGTCACCGTCACGCTGCGCGCCGGCGACCTCTTGGTTCAGCGCGGCACCATCCACGACTGGGTGAACAAGGGCACCGAGACTTGCGTCATCGCCTTTTCGCTGATCGCCGCCAAGCCCGTCACCGCGAACGGCAAGCCGCTGCTGCCGCAGGGCTGA
- a CDS encoding SET domain-containing protein → MAKAKVRAIKDKPKLYRVGRARTGLGLFATADIPSGKLLIEYTGTRIPTREAREIDKRRANKYLFEIDNRWTIDGSPRSNLARYVNHSCDPNTEAESNRGRMMFRTVRKIAQGEEITLDYGEEHMELYFGPAGCLCDACKAAKRKTRNARRKRAS, encoded by the coding sequence ATGGCGAAGGCCAAAGTCCGCGCGATCAAGGACAAGCCGAAGCTCTATCGCGTCGGCCGGGCCCGCACCGGGCTGGGGCTGTTCGCCACCGCCGATATCCCGTCCGGCAAGCTGCTGATCGAATACACCGGCACCCGCATCCCCACCCGGGAGGCCCGCGAAATCGACAAGCGCCGCGCCAACAAATATTTGTTCGAGATCGACAACCGCTGGACCATCGACGGCTCGCCGCGCAGCAATCTGGCGCGCTACGTCAACCATTCCTGCGATCCGAACACCGAGGCGGAATCGAACCGCGGCCGCATGATGTTCCGCACCGTGCGCAAGATCGCCCAAGGCGAGGAAATCACGCTGGATTACGGCGAGGAACATATGGAGCTGTATTTCGGTCCCGCCGGCTGCCTGTGTGACGCCTGCAAGGCAGCCAAACGTAAAACTAGGAATGCGCGCCGTAAGCGCGCCAGTTGA
- a CDS encoding SET domain-containing protein, producing MAPRPFRLGRARTGLGIFATRPIKKRQTIAEYRGKMLGVDAAIKAEKSGNRYLYEVNSKWTIDGAKRGNIARYFNHSCNPNADTFIRGKRVFVRTIKNIEPGDEITYDYGRDYLKNVIGLENCQCSRCRKRRAKQRAEARARNLRKKKRLAAKSVKKVAVKKSKKTVKSRKTKR from the coding sequence ATGGCTCCCCGTCCGTTCCGCCTTGGCCGCGCCCGCACGGGTCTGGGCATCTTCGCCACCCGCCCCATCAAGAAGCGCCAGACCATCGCCGAATATCGCGGCAAGATGCTCGGCGTCGACGCCGCCATCAAGGCCGAGAAGAGCGGCAACCGCTACCTGTACGAGGTCAACTCCAAGTGGACCATCGACGGGGCCAAGCGCGGCAACATCGCCCGCTACTTCAACCATTCCTGCAACCCGAATGCCGACACCTTCATCCGCGGCAAGCGGGTGTTCGTCCGGACCATCAAGAACATCGAGCCGGGCGACGAGATCACCTACGATTACGGCCGCGATTACCTCAAGAACGTCATCGGCCTGGAGAACTGCCAGTGCTCGCGCTGCCGCAAGCGGCGCGCCAAGCAGCGCGCGGAAGCCCGTGCGCGCAACCTGCGCAAGAAGAAGCGCCTCGCCGCCAAAAGCGTGAAGAAGGTCGCGGTCAAGAAGTCGAAGAAGACCGTCAAGTCGCGCAAGACGAAGCGCTAG
- a CDS encoding fumarate hydratase, giving the protein MNAPVTPPLPPYSHSPLFPLGPDTTKYRKITSEGVRVEKVMGKDMLVVEPSAIKALSEAAFTDINHLLRPAHLKQLRAVLDDPESTANDKFVAYDLLKNANIAAGGVLPMCQDTGTAIIMGKKGRLVFTDGSDEAALAEGARDAYLKKNLRYSQLAPISMFDEKNTKSNMPAQVEIYAEGEDAYKFLFVAKGGGSANKTFLFQATPSILTHDRMVAFLKEKILTLGTAACPPYHLAIVIGGTSAELTLKTVKLASTKYLDNLPTSGSEDGHAFRDLEMEKEIFKLTQSLGVGAQFGGKYFCHDVRVIRLPRHGASLPIGLGVSCSADRQALGKITKDGVFLEELEHHPAQYLPEVDQEKLGGEVVKVDLSKPMKEILAQLSKYPVKTRLSLTGTMIVARDLAHAKLRERLEAGQGLPDYFKNHPVYYAGPAKTPDGYASGAFGPTTAGRMDSYVDAFQAAGGSMISVAKGNRSSAVREACKKHGGFYLASIGGAAANLAEHCIKKVEVQEFPELGMEAIWKIEVVDFPAFIVIDDKGNDFFKELNLG; this is encoded by the coding sequence ATGAACGCCCCCGTCACACCCCCGCTGCCCCCATACTCCCATTCCCCGCTTTTCCCCCTCGGCCCCGACACCACCAAGTACCGCAAGATCACGTCCGAGGGCGTGCGGGTCGAGAAGGTGATGGGCAAGGACATGCTGGTGGTGGAGCCGTCCGCCATCAAGGCTCTGTCCGAGGCGGCGTTCACCGACATCAACCACCTCCTGCGTCCCGCGCACCTGAAGCAGCTTCGCGCCGTGCTGGACGATCCGGAATCGACCGCGAACGACAAGTTCGTCGCCTATGACCTTCTCAAGAACGCCAACATCGCCGCCGGCGGCGTGCTGCCGATGTGCCAGGACACCGGCACCGCCATCATCATGGGCAAGAAGGGCCGGCTGGTGTTCACCGACGGCTCGGACGAGGCGGCGCTCGCCGAGGGCGCGCGCGATGCGTACCTGAAGAAGAACCTGCGCTATTCGCAGCTCGCGCCGATCTCCATGTTCGACGAGAAGAACACCAAGTCGAACATGCCGGCGCAGGTCGAGATCTATGCCGAGGGTGAGGACGCCTACAAGTTCCTGTTCGTCGCCAAGGGCGGCGGCTCGGCCAACAAGACCTTCCTGTTTCAGGCGACGCCGTCGATCCTGACCCATGACCGCATGGTGGCGTTCCTGAAAGAGAAGATCCTGACGTTAGGGACCGCGGCGTGTCCGCCTTATCATCTCGCCATTGTCATCGGCGGCACCTCGGCCGAGCTGACCTTGAAGACGGTGAAGCTCGCCTCGACCAAGTATCTCGACAACCTGCCGACGTCGGGCTCGGAGGACGGCCATGCCTTCCGCGATCTCGAAATGGAGAAAGAGATTTTCAAGCTGACGCAGTCATTGGGGGTGGGGGCGCAGTTCGGCGGCAAGTATTTCTGCCATGACGTGCGCGTCATTCGTCTGCCGCGCCATGGCGCGTCGCTTCCCATTGGCCTTGGCGTGTCGTGCTCGGCCGACCGCCAGGCGCTCGGCAAGATCACCAAGGACGGCGTCTTCCTGGAGGAGCTTGAGCATCATCCGGCGCAGTATCTGCCCGAGGTCGATCAGGAAAAGCTCGGCGGCGAAGTGGTGAAGGTCGATCTGTCGAAGCCGATGAAGGAGATCCTGGCGCAGCTCTCCAAGTATCCGGTGAAGACGCGGCTCTCGCTCACCGGCACCATGATCGTCGCGCGTGACCTCGCGCACGCCAAGCTGCGCGAGCGGCTCGAAGCCGGGCAGGGGCTGCCGGATTATTTCAAGAACCATCCTGTTTATTACGCCGGCCCCGCCAAGACGCCGGACGGTTATGCCTCGGGCGCCTTCGGCCCGACCACGGCGGGTCGCATGGATAGCTACGTCGATGCCTTCCAGGCGGCCGGCGGCTCGATGATTTCGGTTGCCAAGGGCAACCGTTCGTCGGCGGTGCGCGAGGCCTGCAAGAAGCACGGCGGCTTCTATCTCGCCTCGATCGGCGGCGCGGCCGCCAACCTCGCCGAGCACTGCATCAAGAAAGTGGAAGTGCAGGAGTTCCCCGAGCTCGGCATGGAAGCGATCTGGAAGATCGAGGTTGTCGATTTCCCGGCCTTCATCGTCATCGACGACAAGGGCAACGATTTCTTCAAGGAACTCAATCTAGGTTAA
- a CDS encoding ribbon-helix-helix domain-containing protein, translated as MMDDTMTGPDVTAGTKRSRTEGPLGRKSAIVKRSIELHGHKTSVSLEDQFWDGLRDIAERTRTPLPMLLQTIDAQRGYANLSSAIRVYVLEHHRAAAAQADPHYLARAAQL; from the coding sequence ATGATGGACGACACCATGACCGGACCGGATGTCACGGCCGGTACCAAACGCAGCAGAACCGAGGGACCGCTCGGCCGCAAATCGGCGATCGTCAAGCGCTCGATCGAATTGCACGGCCACAAGACCAGCGTGTCGCTCGAAGACCAGTTCTGGGACGGGCTGCGCGACATCGCCGAACGCACCCGCACGCCCCTGCCGATGCTGCTGCAGACCATCGACGCGCAGCGCGGCTATGCCAATCTGTCGTCCGCAATCCGCGTTTACGTGCTTGAGCATCACCGCGCCGCGGCCGCGCAGGCGGACCCGCATTACCTGGCGCGCGCCGCGCAACTATAA
- a CDS encoding SemiSWEET transporter, with translation MTEGSFAITALGLAAAFCTTTAYAPQALKAWRSRSTADISLSMFLLMVTGIVLWLAYGVLIGDMPLIVANGITLCLAGTILALKLRHG, from the coding sequence ATGACCGAAGGGTCTTTTGCGATCACGGCGCTCGGCCTTGCCGCCGCCTTCTGCACGACCACCGCCTATGCGCCGCAGGCGCTGAAGGCATGGCGCTCGCGCTCCACGGCTGACATATCGCTGAGCATGTTCCTGTTGATGGTGACGGGAATCGTGCTGTGGCTCGCTTATGGCGTGCTGATCGGCGACATGCCTCTCATCGTCGCCAACGGCATTACCTTGTGCCTGGCCGGCACGATCCTCGCGTTGAAGCTGCGTCACGGTTGA
- a CDS encoding glycosyl transferase family protein, which yields MSKHTVIMHDYFLVGVLTISLLVSLCSLDDAFIDLLSLSIGQDSYRTKSHGSVTVPKTAVFIANWDEAEIIGRMVEGNLSRIDNPDVVIYLGVYPNDEGTLRVAQEVAAKYPDRVKVIVNSLNGPTSKGQMLNEMFEQVFSRHDAPELAVLHDSEDVIDPRSFAIYARFAIRYDFIQVPVFSLHRGRHDLVASTYMDEFAERHTREMIVRNALGAAIPSAGVGTCLTRELVRYFLDTYGRVLMPSTVTEDYILGVEVKRAGFRSIFAAVLADADEGYDYIATREFFPQKLVAAIKQRTRWIYGNSFEGAAKLGWQASAWDIYFLFRDRKGAIANFLPAASLILWTLVFIDVVEVDTMTEGMATTFAVSMLFNVAMSIVRYVTRVVANYQVYGTTDWIGIALRWPVAMYINMVSTYRAWKIYLGESDFATRPIVWSKTAHDLPDDFSTATR from the coding sequence GTGTCTAAACACACGGTCATCATGCACGACTATTTCCTCGTGGGCGTTCTCACGATCAGCCTGCTCGTGAGCCTCTGCTCGCTCGACGACGCCTTTATCGATCTGCTCTCTCTGAGCATCGGCCAGGATTCGTACCGCACGAAGAGCCATGGTTCCGTCACGGTTCCGAAAACGGCGGTATTCATCGCCAACTGGGACGAGGCGGAAATCATCGGCCGCATGGTCGAAGGTAATCTGTCGCGCATCGATAATCCGGACGTTGTCATCTATCTCGGCGTCTACCCGAACGACGAGGGAACTCTGCGCGTCGCCCAAGAGGTCGCCGCGAAATATCCCGACCGCGTCAAGGTGATCGTCAACAGCCTGAACGGCCCGACATCGAAAGGGCAGATGCTCAATGAGATGTTCGAGCAGGTGTTCTCGCGCCACGACGCGCCCGAACTGGCCGTGCTGCACGACAGTGAAGACGTCATCGATCCGCGCTCCTTTGCAATCTATGCGCGCTTCGCGATCCGCTACGATTTCATCCAGGTGCCGGTATTTTCGCTGCACCGGGGCCGCCATGACCTGGTTGCTTCGACCTACATGGATGAATTTGCCGAGCGGCATACCCGGGAAATGATCGTTCGAAATGCGCTCGGCGCCGCTATTCCGTCGGCCGGTGTCGGCACCTGCCTGACGCGCGAGTTGGTGCGGTACTTTCTGGATACCTACGGCCGCGTGCTGATGCCGTCCACGGTGACGGAAGATTATATCCTCGGTGTTGAAGTCAAGCGCGCAGGCTTTCGCTCCATCTTCGCCGCGGTGTTGGCGGATGCCGACGAGGGCTACGATTACATCGCGACACGCGAGTTCTTCCCGCAAAAGCTCGTGGCGGCGATCAAGCAGCGCACGCGCTGGATTTACGGCAATTCCTTCGAGGGGGCGGCCAAGCTTGGATGGCAGGCATCGGCCTGGGACATCTACTTTCTGTTTCGCGATCGCAAGGGTGCGATCGCGAACTTTCTGCCGGCGGCGTCGCTTATCCTGTGGACGCTGGTGTTCATCGACGTTGTCGAAGTCGACACGATGACGGAAGGCATGGCGACGACCTTCGCCGTGTCGATGCTCTTCAATGTCGCCATGTCGATCGTTCGTTACGTCACGCGCGTTGTCGCCAATTACCAGGTGTACGGCACGACCGACTGGATTGGCATTGCGCTTCGCTGGCCCGTCGCGATGTACATCAACATGGTTTCGACCTATCGCGCGTGGAAGATTTACCTCGGTGAATCCGACTTCGCCACCAGGCCGATCGTCTGGTCGAAGACGGCCCATGATCTGCCCGACGATTTTTCAACGGCAACGCGATAG
- the wecB gene encoding non-hydrolyzing UDP-N-acetylglucosamine 2-epimerase, which yields MRILLVLGTRPEIIKLGPVYLALREAGVDVDVFSSGQHVELAEGLLDLFGMTPTYQEADAVLQADVAGKYGVVMQRVESVLRQVRYDWVVVQGDTTTAVAAATAAFMCRVPVAHIEAGLRTGTIMSPWPEEFNRRVIAQAAALHFVPTTLARDNLLKEGIAAKQIAIVGNTVVDALLYVRSKIGQAYVPHDPELADLPADKKLVLVTLHRRENIGEPIRDILRALRDLGEDGDKLIALPVHLNPGVRAEVKAVLGDAPNVRLLAPLRYADFVYLLSRAWTVVTDSGGVQEEAPTFGLQILIARESTERPEVIEAGFGTLVGSDRAKIVEGVRRLTAGNTRQLLPAINPFGDGAAAQRIADRLSTVNVKSFECSMSPVKSPEARL from the coding sequence ATGCGTATCCTTCTCGTCTTGGGCACACGTCCGGAAATAATCAAGCTCGGCCCGGTCTACCTCGCATTGCGCGAGGCGGGCGTGGATGTCGACGTGTTCTCATCCGGTCAACATGTCGAACTCGCCGAGGGGCTGCTCGATCTGTTCGGTATGACGCCAACCTATCAGGAGGCGGATGCGGTCCTGCAGGCGGATGTGGCCGGCAAGTACGGCGTCGTCATGCAGCGGGTCGAGAGTGTGTTGCGGCAGGTTCGCTACGACTGGGTCGTGGTGCAAGGCGATACCACGACCGCCGTCGCGGCGGCGACGGCCGCCTTCATGTGCCGCGTTCCGGTCGCCCATATCGAGGCCGGTCTTCGCACCGGCACGATCATGTCGCCGTGGCCCGAGGAGTTCAATCGCCGGGTCATCGCCCAGGCGGCGGCGCTCCATTTTGTGCCGACGACGCTGGCGCGCGACAATCTGCTCAAGGAAGGGATTGCCGCCAAGCAGATCGCGATTGTCGGCAATACTGTCGTCGATGCGTTGCTCTACGTGCGCAGCAAGATCGGGCAAGCTTATGTGCCGCACGATCCCGAATTGGCGGACTTGCCCGCCGACAAAAAGCTGGTGCTCGTCACGCTGCATCGTCGCGAGAATATCGGCGAGCCGATACGCGACATCCTGCGTGCGTTGCGCGATCTTGGCGAGGATGGCGACAAACTGATCGCGCTGCCGGTGCATCTCAATCCCGGAGTGCGCGCCGAGGTGAAAGCCGTTCTGGGCGATGCGCCTAATGTGCGGCTTCTCGCGCCGCTGCGTTATGCGGATTTCGTTTATCTCTTAAGCAGGGCCTGGACGGTGGTCACCGATTCAGGCGGCGTTCAGGAGGAGGCGCCGACATTCGGGCTTCAGATCCTGATCGCGCGCGAAAGCACGGAAAGACCTGAGGTGATCGAAGCTGGCTTCGGCACTCTGGTCGGCAGCGACCGTGCCAAGATCGTCGAAGGCGTACGCCGGCTCACCGCGGGCAATACACGCCAGCTGCTGCCGGCCATCAATCCGTTCGGCGACGGCGCTGCCGCGCAGCGAATCGCCGATCGCCTGTCCACCGTCAACGTAAAGTCATTCGAATGCTCTATGTCCCCCGTAAAGAGCCCCGAAGCGCGGCTGTGA
- a CDS encoding HlyD family secretion protein — MLIVAFLLIAGGLAVADIVGGTTLFFRADGIVTRERVAISSPYENTRIRELFVRPGEHVEAGQKIAAVESGAVSRSIADMSVEAARLRGKLAEIDAREAAVGVLLPEAEATVKQFKSFLDRVSGSSVAGFVTDKNVTDIVAAHFTAKEKLAGLQAEKQALEKERAPYLTALADVMSSYNGLQQSYGGGVLTTPVSGYVGTRVGVVGEVLNASSPTVTDVYTGASYVLAYVHDGYLVGVEPGQRVKVELRSRFAMGVVTELLPVTSAVPPEFQMPARPRVRGQLMRVSIPDTAGFPIGEQVKLSVCHFDSCEDLMDKIRPSKVLQRVAGRVRELLPGSGDDAQRASPITQ, encoded by the coding sequence TTGCTGATAGTCGCATTCCTGCTGATTGCCGGCGGGCTCGCCGTCGCCGATATCGTTGGCGGCACAACGCTGTTCTTTCGCGCCGACGGCATCGTGACCCGAGAGCGGGTTGCGATATCGTCGCCCTACGAGAACACGCGTATTCGCGAATTGTTCGTGCGTCCTGGCGAACATGTCGAAGCCGGGCAGAAGATCGCCGCCGTGGAGTCCGGCGCGGTGTCGCGTTCGATCGCGGATATGTCGGTCGAGGCCGCGCGGTTGCGCGGCAAGCTGGCCGAGATCGATGCCCGTGAGGCGGCGGTCGGTGTCTTGCTGCCCGAAGCGGAAGCCACCGTGAAGCAATTCAAGTCTTTTCTCGACCGCGTCTCGGGTTCCAGCGTGGCCGGTTTTGTGACCGATAAGAACGTAACCGATATCGTCGCCGCGCACTTTACGGCGAAGGAGAAGCTCGCGGGGTTGCAGGCGGAGAAGCAGGCGCTGGAGAAGGAGCGCGCGCCGTATCTGACCGCGCTGGCCGACGTGATGTCATCGTATAATGGGTTGCAGCAGTCTTACGGCGGCGGCGTGCTGACCACGCCGGTGTCGGGTTATGTCGGTACGCGCGTCGGCGTTGTCGGCGAGGTGCTGAACGCGTCATCGCCAACGGTTACCGATGTCTACACAGGTGCCAGCTACGTTCTGGCCTACGTCCACGACGGTTATCTCGTCGGTGTCGAGCCGGGACAGCGCGTCAAGGTGGAATTGCGCTCGCGCTTCGCGATGGGCGTCGTGACAGAACTTTTGCCTGTGACGTCTGCGGTGCCGCCGGAATTCCAGATGCCGGCGCGGCCGCGGGTGCGCGGCCAGTTGATGCGGGTTTCGATTCCCGACACGGCGGGTTTCCCGATCGGCGAACAGGTGAAGCTGTCGGTTTGCCACTTCGACAGCTGCGAGGATCTCATGGACAAAATCCGGCCATCCAAGGTCCTGCAGCGCGTTGCCGGGCGGGTGCGGGAGCTGCTGCCGGGTTCAGGTGACGACGCGCAGCGCGCTTCACCGATAACGCAGTAA
- a CDS encoding PaaI family thioesterase, whose translation MPLARIQQSFSRQGLMTTLGARLEKVELGFVEIALVPTPAVSQQHGFVHAGAVAAVADSAAGYAALTVMPEGTGVLTAEFKINLLAPAAGERIVARGRVVKAGRTLTLSQADVFAVKGGEEKLIAHLTATLMNIVGRDGVVD comes from the coding sequence ATGCCCCTCGCCCGCATCCAGCAGAGCTTTTCCAGGCAAGGCCTGATGACGACGCTCGGCGCCAGGCTCGAAAAGGTCGAGCTCGGATTCGTCGAGATCGCGCTGGTGCCCACGCCGGCGGTGTCGCAGCAGCATGGCTTCGTCCACGCCGGCGCGGTCGCGGCGGTCGCCGACAGTGCCGCCGGCTATGCGGCGCTCACCGTCATGCCGGAGGGTACCGGCGTTCTCACCGCCGAATTCAAGATCAACCTACTGGCGCCCGCCGCCGGCGAGCGCATCGTCGCGCGTGGCCGCGTCGTCAAGGCCGGCCGCACATTGACCCTGTCGCAGGCCGACGTCTTTGCAGTGAAAGGCGGCGAAGAAAAGCTCATCGCGCATCTGACCGCGACGCTAATGAACATTGTCGGCCGCGACGGCGTCGTCGACTGA
- a CDS encoding outer membrane protein, translating to MKRLVLSVLAATAALSPTFAADLPSRMPVKAPALFAPTPVVNWGGFYAGLSGGYGWGKSTWNQSATGLSADMKPKGGLLGGQLGYNMHVQNFVLGVETDIAWSGMKGSSTGAGCATSCETKNPWLGTTRGRVGMPMGTDGAWLPYLTGGVAYGDVTVSDGGISRKSTRVGWTLGAGVEYMFAPAWSAKLEYLYVDLGKFTTIGDGTAPPFDVKYRNSIVRVGANYHF from the coding sequence TTGAAACGACTTGTTCTGTCCGTTCTTGCCGCCACCGCGGCGTTGTCGCCGACCTTCGCGGCCGATCTTCCTTCCCGCATGCCGGTCAAGGCTCCGGCGCTGTTCGCGCCCACGCCGGTTGTGAACTGGGGTGGCTTCTATGCTGGTCTCAGCGGCGGCTACGGCTGGGGCAAGTCGACCTGGAATCAGTCCGCGACCGGTCTGTCGGCGGACATGAAGCCGAAGGGCGGTCTGCTCGGCGGTCAGCTCGGCTACAACATGCATGTCCAGAATTTCGTGCTCGGCGTCGAAACCGACATCGCCTGGAGCGGAATGAAGGGTAGCTCCACCGGCGCCGGCTGCGCCACAAGCTGCGAAACCAAGAATCCCTGGCTCGGCACCACGCGCGGCCGCGTCGGCATGCCGATGGGGACGGACGGGGCCTGGCTGCCCTATCTGACCGGCGGTGTCGCCTATGGCGATGTGACCGTCTCGGACGGCGGCATCTCGCGCAAGTCGACGCGCGTCGGCTGGACGCTCGGCGCCGGCGTCGAATATATGTTCGCACCCGCCTGGTCGGCCAAGCTCGAATATCTCTATGTCGATCTCGGCAAGTTCACCACCATCGGCGATGGCACCGCACCGCCGTTCGATGTGAAGTATCGCAACAGCATCGTGCGCGTCGGCGCGAATTATCACTTCTAG
- a CDS encoding DUF2798 domain-containing protein, with product MFGIPRRYSHFVFGVIQSGLTTVVATGIASFPEPTIAQFVAHWMLSWLVAWAAMMPVVILAAPGIRALTFAITREEAGH from the coding sequence ATGTTCGGAATTCCACGCCGCTACAGTCACTTCGTCTTCGGGGTGATTCAATCCGGGCTGACCACGGTGGTCGCCACCGGCATCGCCAGTTTCCCGGAGCCCACCATCGCCCAGTTCGTCGCGCACTGGATGCTGTCGTGGCTCGTCGCCTGGGCCGCGATGATGCCGGTCGTGATCCTGGCGGCGCCCGGGATTCGCGCCCTCACCTTCGCCATCACCCGGGAAGAAGCCGGGCATTAA
- a CDS encoding IS1595 family transposase: MAQKTSKIREFQARFPDEDSCLNHLMRTRYGERLTCMGCHKEATYYRVKTRRCFTCEHCGYQVYPTAGTPFEKTRTSLRDWFYVMFLFCSSRNGVAAKEVQRQLGVTYKTAWRMCNLIRKYMGYVDGDFPIGGPGKIVEADETFIGGKDTQEEGDDKSVVLGMVERGGDVVTRHIQDRSARNIAPNVTKFVKPGTRIHTDDWKGYQVLTERHGYEVETVNHSAKEYVRGDVHTNSIEGFWANVKRGINGTYVWVSKKHLQTYLHEFEYRHNLRQQPALMFELLLQAFPKVRVG, encoded by the coding sequence ATGGCTCAGAAAACCTCGAAAATCCGAGAATTTCAGGCTCGTTTCCCGGATGAGGATAGCTGCCTTAATCATCTGATGCGGACCCGCTACGGCGAGCGCCTGACCTGCATGGGCTGCCACAAAGAGGCGACCTATTACCGGGTCAAAACCCGCCGCTGCTTCACCTGTGAGCACTGCGGCTATCAGGTCTATCCGACCGCCGGGACGCCCTTCGAAAAGACCCGGACCAGCCTGCGGGACTGGTTCTATGTCATGTTCCTATTCTGCTCGTCGCGGAACGGCGTGGCGGCGAAAGAGGTGCAGCGCCAGCTTGGGGTGACCTACAAAACCGCGTGGCGCATGTGCAATCTGATTCGAAAGTACATGGGCTATGTGGACGGCGATTTCCCGATTGGCGGCCCCGGCAAGATCGTTGAAGCGGACGAAACTTTCATCGGCGGCAAGGACACCCAAGAGGAAGGCGACGACAAGTCCGTGGTGCTTGGCATGGTCGAGCGTGGCGGCGACGTTGTGACCCGACACATTCAGGACCGCAGCGCCCGCAACATCGCGCCGAACGTCACCAAGTTCGTGAAGCCCGGCACCCGCATTCATACCGATGACTGGAAGGGCTATCAGGTCCTGACCGAGCGCCACGGCTACGAGGTCGAGACTGTCAATCACTCCGCGAAAGAATACGTTCGCGGCGATGTGCATACCAACTCAATCGAGGGCTTCTGGGCCAACGTGAAGCGCGGGATCAACGGGACTTACGTTTGGGTTTCGAAGAAGCACTTGCAGACTTACCTTCACGAGTTCGAGTATCGCCATAACCTGCGCCAGCAGCCTGCTTTGATGTTCGAGTTGCTTTTGCAGGCCTTTCCGAAGGTTCGGGTTGGCTAG